CCAGCCCCTGTTCACGGGCATTTTTGGCGATCAGCGCGTCATCCAGACGGGTATTCAGGCTGGCGGATAACTGGATCCCGCCGACCTGCTGATTCACGCGTAACACTTCGGCCGGAAACTGCGCCGTCAGCGCCTGTTCGAGATAACCACGGCGTTCAGCATAAAGCTGGCGCATCCGTTTCAGATGCCGGTAGAAATGTCCCTGTTCGATGAACTCCGCGATACTGCTTTGCACCAACGGCGGCGTGCCGCAAATTCGCAGCGGGCAATACGCCTCGATTTTTTCCACCAGACTTTCCGGCACCACCACATAGCCGCAGCGAAGCGCCGGGAACATCACTTTGCTGAACGTTCCGGCGTAAATCACCCTCCCCTGCGTATCGAGACTTTTCAGCGAAGGCAAAGGCTGGCCGTGATAACGGAACTCGCTGTCGTAATCATCTTCAATAATCCATGCCTGTTGCTGTGCTGCCCAGTCCAGCAGCGCCATGCGCCGCGCTAAACTCATGGTCACACCGGTCGGGCTTTGGTGCGCGGGCGTAACAACGGCAAAACGTGCGTCTGGATACTGCTTCACCGCCTGCGGCACATTCATGCCCTCGTCATCCACGTTCACCGGCATGGCAACCGCACCTGCCGCACGGAAAAATGCCTGCGTAACCGGATAACCGGGGTTTTCCAGCCAGACGCCGTCGCCCGGTTGCAGCAGACTGCCGATGATCAAATCCAGTACCGGCGCATAGCCGCCGCAGATAAATATCTGTTCCGGACGGCAGGTAAATCCGCGGGAAAGCTGCAGATAACGGGCAACCGCGTGGCGTAAAACGTCTGTACCCGCCAGCGGCGGATGGCCTAAATCATTCATGCCGGTGTGCCGGATTTGCCTTGAGACAATGCGCGACCAGATAGCACGCGGGAACGCATCCAGCGCCGGAAGTCCGAGCTGGAAAGGAAGGGAAGAAACAGAAGGCAACATCGGGTTGATGGGCTTACGTCCGGCGTCCTTTCTGACCGGCGCTGGCTCGGGTGAGGATAAACTTTCCGGCGCGCTGACCACTGTTCCGGCCTGTCCGCGGCTTTGCAAAAAGCCTTCCGCCATCAGCAGGCCATAGGCATTTTCCACCGTGGCGCGCGCCACGCCGAGTTCACTGGCCAGCGCCCGCACCGACGGCACACGGCTGCCGCGTTTAAGCTGTCCTGCCATGATCGCCTGTTTTACCCGCTGATAAATCTGGCGGTAAAGCGGTTCTTTGTGCCGGGGATCGAGCTGAAAGGAAAGACTGAAGCCGCGCATCATGACCTGTTTAAATATGTATTTTATGGCCCTGTAGTATAGACCATGCGAGGCGTAAAGTTACGGTCATTGAGACGCACGGTGCGTCACTGTTTACTCCAATATCTCCCAGAGGAAATCATCATGACTGCACTTCGCCTGCCTTACTATTCCCTGTCTTCTTCGGTGATGGAACCGATGAAAGCGGCGCTCAGCGCGCTGGAAAACGGTCCGCTGGATAACGTGATTATCGAACTGGCTTTCCTGCGTGTTTCGCAAATTAACGGCTGTGCATATTGTCTGGATATGCACTCTAAAGCGTTGCGCAAAATGGACGTCGCGCAGACCAAACTGGATCAGCTGGCGGGCTGGCAGGTCAGCCACGCGTATTCTGAGCGTGAACGCGCGGCGCTGGCCTGGGCTGAATCACTCACTCTGATTGCCGCTACCGGCGCACCGGATAACGCCTTTGAGCCACTGAAAGCACAATTCAGCGACGTGGAAATCTCAGAACTGACCTTCGCCATCGGTCTGATGAATGCGTTTAACCGTCTCGCGGTGGGTATGCGCCAGTAATCTGACCGCTTAAAAATTAAACTAAAAAAAGTTTCCCCTCTCCAGCCCGCTGCCTGCGGGCTTTGCCGTTTTTGCAATAAGCAAATTTAGAAAATCTACATATTGTGTGGTTGAAAATTTAAATCACCACATCTAGTATTCAGTCCATCGGAACGCCACGATGGCACCGACTCTCGCGCCTTTCCCCCGGCTGAAACAGCCGCGCAGCGGGCAGGCAAAAATTGTCTCTGATTTCTTACTAGATGGAAATACGAATCATGAGCATTATTATTTACAGTAAACCAGACTGTGTCCAGTGCAACGCGACTTACCGTGCATTAGATAAACAAGGCATCGCCTACGAAGTTGTCGATTTGACTCAGGATGAGCAGGCTCTCGGGCAGGTTCGTGCGATGGGTTATCAGCAGGTTCCGGTGATTGTAGCCGGTGACGACCACTGGTCTGGTTTCCGTCCGGACAAAATCAGCGCCCTGCGCCAGCTTCAGAACGCGTTCTGAGGACCGGCGGATGAATCCGTTGGTCTATTTTTCCAGCAGTTCAGAAAACACCCATCGCTTCGTCGGCAGAACGGGATTGCCGGCGATCCGCATCCCGATAGATCGTCAGCCTGAAAAATTGCGTGTCGACACACCGTATATTTTGGTGGTGCCGAGCTACGGCGGCGGATCGGCCAAAGGCGCGGTGCCGACACAAGTGATCCGTTTTCTGAACGATGAACATAACCGTTCACTCATCCGCGGCGTTATCGCCGCCGGTAACACCAACTTCGGCGCAGCGTATTGCATTGCCGGTGAGATTATTTCCCAGAAGTGTCAGGTGCCTTACCTGTACCGCTTTGAATTGCTGGGAACGCCGGAAGACGTTGCAAAGGTCAGACAGGGAGTAACAGAATTTTGGCAGCGACAGAACTAGCAATTACCGACCCCGGCACCAGCAGCCCGGATTATCACGCGCTTAACGCGATGCTGAATCTGTTCGACGCTAACGGCCAGATCCAGTTTGATAAAGACCGCCTGGCCGCGCGCCAATACTTCCTGCAACACGTCAATCAAAACACGGTGTTTTTCCATAATCTGGCGGAGAAACTGCGTTATCTGGTGGAAGAAGGCTATTACGAAGCCGCCGTGCTGGATCAGTACGCGTTTGACGATATTAAAGCGTTATTCAAACAGGCTTACGCCAAAAAATTCCGCTTCCAGACCTTTTTGGGTGCATTCAAGTATTACACCAGCTACACGCTGAAAACCTTTGACGGCAAACGCTACCTGGAGCGTTATGAAGATCGCGTGTGTATGGTGGCGATGACGCTGGCACGCGGCGATATTCAGCTCGCCCGCCATTTTGTTGATGAGATCATTTCCGGCCGCTTCCAGCCGGCAACGCCGACATTCCTCAACTGCGGCAAAAAACAGCGCGGCGAACTGGTGTCCTGTTTCCTGTTACGTATTGAAGACAACATGGAATCTATCGGTCGCTCGGTCAACTCGGCCTTACAGCTCTCCAAACGCGGCGGCGGCGTGGCCTTTATGCTGACCAACATCCGTGAAGTGGGCGCGCCGATCAAGCGCATCGAAAACCAGTCTTCCGGCGTTATTCCGATCATGAAGATGCTGGAAGATGCCTTCTCTTACGCCAATCAGCTCGGTGCGCGTCAGGGAGCGGGCGCGGTGTATCTGAACGCTCATCACCCGGATATTCTGCGTTTCCTCGATACTAAGCGCGAAAACGCCGACGAAAAAATCCGGATTAAAACGCTGTCGCTCGGTGTAGTCATTCCGGATATCACGTTCGAACTGGCGAAGAACAACGAAGATATGTACCTGTTCTCGCCGTATCACGTGGAGAAAGTGTACGGTGTGCCGATGTCTGAAATCAGCATCAGCGAGAAATACCGCGAGATGGTGAATGACAAACGCATTCACAAAAGCAAAATCAACGCCCGTGAATTCTTCCAGGTGCTGGCGGAGATTCAGTTTGAATCCGGCTATCCGTACATGATGTTTGAAGACACGGTGAACCGCGCCAATCCGATCAAAGGTCGCATCAATATGAGCAACCTGTGTTCGGAGATTTTGCAGGTGAATTCGCCGACGATCTACGGCGAAGACCTGTCTTATCAGGAAATTGGCAAAGACATTTCCTGTAATCTCGGCTCACTGAATATCGCCTCGGCGATGGATTCACCGGATTTCGGCAATACCGTGGAAATGGCGGTTCGCGCACTG
The Rahnella variigena genome window above contains:
- a CDS encoding PLP-dependent aminotransferase family protein; the encoded protein is MRGFSLSFQLDPRHKEPLYRQIYQRVKQAIMAGQLKRGSRVPSVRALASELGVARATVENAYGLLMAEGFLQSRGQAGTVVSAPESLSSPEPAPVRKDAGRKPINPMLPSVSSLPFQLGLPALDAFPRAIWSRIVSRQIRHTGMNDLGHPPLAGTDVLRHAVARYLQLSRGFTCRPEQIFICGGYAPVLDLIIGSLLQPGDGVWLENPGYPVTQAFFRAAGAVAMPVNVDDEGMNVPQAVKQYPDARFAVVTPAHQSPTGVTMSLARRMALLDWAAQQQAWIIEDDYDSEFRYHGQPLPSLKSLDTQGRVIYAGTFSKVMFPALRCGYVVVPESLVEKIEAYCPLRICGTPPLVQSSIAEFIEQGHFYRHLKRMRQLYAERRGYLEQALTAQFPAEVLRVNQQVGGIQLSASLNTRLDDALIAKNAREQGLAVQALSDWQVERRERGEALRPNGLLMGFPNISSQEQAQGLVQRLERVISGFLK
- a CDS encoding carboxymuconolactone decarboxylase family protein, whose amino-acid sequence is MTALRLPYYSLSSSVMEPMKAALSALENGPLDNVIIELAFLRVSQINGCAYCLDMHSKALRKMDVAQTKLDQLAGWQVSHAYSERERAALAWAESLTLIAATGAPDNAFEPLKAQFSDVEISELTFAIGLMNAFNRLAVGMRQ
- the nrdH gene encoding glutaredoxin-like protein NrdH, whose translation is MSIIIYSKPDCVQCNATYRALDKQGIAYEVVDLTQDEQALGQVRAMGYQQVPVIVAGDDHWSGFRPDKISALRQLQNAF
- the nrdI gene encoding class Ib ribonucleoside-diphosphate reductase assembly flavoprotein NrdI, translating into MNPLVYFSSSSENTHRFVGRTGLPAIRIPIDRQPEKLRVDTPYILVVPSYGGGSAKGAVPTQVIRFLNDEHNRSLIRGVIAAGNTNFGAAYCIAGEIISQKCQVPYLYRFELLGTPEDVAKVRQGVTEFWQRQN
- the nrdE gene encoding class 1b ribonucleoside-diphosphate reductase subunit alpha encodes the protein MAATELAITDPGTSSPDYHALNAMLNLFDANGQIQFDKDRLAARQYFLQHVNQNTVFFHNLAEKLRYLVEEGYYEAAVLDQYAFDDIKALFKQAYAKKFRFQTFLGAFKYYTSYTLKTFDGKRYLERYEDRVCMVAMTLARGDIQLARHFVDEIISGRFQPATPTFLNCGKKQRGELVSCFLLRIEDNMESIGRSVNSALQLSKRGGGVAFMLTNIREVGAPIKRIENQSSGVIPIMKMLEDAFSYANQLGARQGAGAVYLNAHHPDILRFLDTKRENADEKIRIKTLSLGVVIPDITFELAKNNEDMYLFSPYHVEKVYGVPMSEISISEKYREMVNDKRIHKSKINAREFFQVLAEIQFESGYPYMMFEDTVNRANPIKGRINMSNLCSEILQVNSPTIYGEDLSYQEIGKDISCNLGSLNIASAMDSPDFGNTVEMAVRALTAVSDMSHIRSVPSIDQGNQDSHAIGLGQMNLHGYLCRERIYYGSEEGLDFTNIYFCTVAFHAIRASNQIAIERQQSFKGFRDSTYASGRYFDKYVDDTLAAKWQPKTDRVRELFAEAGIAIPTTADWAALKDSVMQHGLYNQNLQAVPPTGSISYINNSTSSIHPIVSRVEIRKEGKIGRVYYPAAFMTNDNLDYYQDAYEIGPEKIIDTYAEATQHVDQGLSLTLFFRDTASTRDINKAQIYAWRKGIKTIYYIRLRQMALEGTEVQGCVSCTL